The Paracoccus sp. MC1862 genome includes a window with the following:
- the tnpB gene encoding IS66 family insertion sequence element accessory protein TnpB (TnpB, as the term is used for proteins encoded by IS66 family insertion elements, is considered an accessory protein, since TnpC, encoded by a neighboring gene, is a DDE family transposase.) — protein sequence MLRKGHDSLAALVKNELRKDPFTGTVFVFRARKADRLKLLYWDGTGLVMACKRLEEHSFSWPAVKDGLMTLSHAQFEALFAGLDWRRVRAIAARARKLIEITRTGPAPIAEEGVDLIRDLYRIEADIRGSDPTTARLIARQDRSAPILARIDDWLRHHRARASAKSPLGEALAYIARYRDGLRRFLTDGRVEMDSNAVERTIRPIALNRKNALFAGHDAGAENWALIASLIETCKLNSVDPHAWLAATLTAIVTGHKQSQIHDLLPWNYAAKV from the coding sequence TTGCTCCGCAAGGGCCACGACAGCCTGGCGGCGCTGGTGAAGAACGAATTGCGCAAGGACCCGTTCACCGGGACGGTGTTCGTGTTCCGGGCCCGCAAGGCCGATCGGCTGAAGCTGCTCTACTGGGACGGCACCGGGCTGGTGATGGCCTGCAAGCGGCTGGAGGAGCACAGCTTCAGCTGGCCCGCGGTGAAGGACGGCCTGATGACGCTGAGCCATGCCCAGTTCGAGGCGCTGTTTGCCGGGCTGGACTGGCGGCGGGTCCGGGCCATCGCTGCGCGCGCGCGAAAGCTCATCGAGATCACCCGCACCGGACCCGCACCGATCGCCGAGGAGGGCGTCGACCTCATCCGCGATCTCTATCGTATCGAGGCTGACATTCGCGGCAGCGACCCCACCACCGCCCGCCTGATCGCACGGCAGGACCGTTCAGCCCCGATCCTCGCCCGCATTGACGACTGGCTGCGCCATCATCGCGCCCGCGCGTCCGCAAAGTCGCCACTGGGCGAGGCGCTCGCCTATATTGCCAGATACCGCGACGGTCTCAGGCGCTTTCTGACCGACGGTCGCGTCGAGATGGACTCCAACGCCGTCGAACGCACCATCCGTCCGATCGCCCTGAACCGGAAGAATGCTCTCTTTGCCGGGCACGACGCCGGAGCCGAAAACTGGGCCCTCATCGCCTCGCTGATCGAAACCTGCAAACTCAACAGCGTTGATCCCCACGCCTGGTTGGCGGCAACGCTCACCGCCATCGTCACTGGACATAAGCAGAGCCAGATCCACGATCTCCTGCCGTGGAACTACGCTGCAAAGGTGTGA
- a CDS encoding DMT family transporter — MRGNLAGAALGLCAMGAYASHDAIIKLLGASYSPLQIAFFVALMSLPALAVVAARRSSVSLWPRHPGWVGLRSACLTVNVLCAMAAFAALPLTQVYAILFTMPLLITLLSVPLLGERIGPHRLGAVLLGLAGVLIVLRPGQAQLGPGHLAAALSALCGSLSAVIARRLGGSERTLVLVLWPVLLNLTVCTLALPFVYRPMPGGDLGLAGLVALFGLVGAVLTVRAYRTAEAAVVAPMQYSQILWATIYGWLLFSELPDGATLLGITVIVASGLYILWRETRAPATRRPVTAAEALPSPSLGGFRRLLRR; from the coding sequence ATGCGCGGCAACCTTGCGGGCGCCGCGCTGGGCCTTTGCGCGATGGGCGCCTATGCGAGTCATGACGCCATCATCAAGCTGCTGGGGGCGAGCTATTCGCCCCTGCAGATCGCCTTCTTCGTGGCGCTGATGTCCCTGCCGGCGCTGGCGGTGGTGGCCGCACGCCGGTCTTCGGTCAGCCTGTGGCCGCGGCATCCCGGCTGGGTCGGGTTGCGGTCGGCCTGCCTGACGGTCAACGTGCTCTGCGCCATGGCGGCCTTTGCCGCGCTGCCGCTGACGCAGGTCTATGCGATCCTGTTCACCATGCCCCTGCTGATCACGCTGCTGTCCGTGCCGCTTCTGGGCGAGCGCATCGGCCCGCACCGCCTTGGGGCGGTGCTGCTGGGCCTTGCGGGGGTGCTGATCGTGCTGCGGCCGGGACAGGCGCAGCTTGGCCCCGGTCATCTCGCCGCCGCGCTGTCGGCGCTCTGCGGCTCGCTGTCGGCGGTGATCGCCCGCCGCCTGGGCGGGTCCGAGCGCACGCTGGTCCTCGTCCTCTGGCCGGTGCTGCTGAACCTGACCGTATGCACCCTGGCGCTGCCCTTCGTCTACCGTCCGATGCCGGGGGGCGACCTCGGCCTCGCCGGGCTGGTGGCGCTCTTCGGCCTGGTGGGCGCGGTGCTGACCGTCCGCGCCTATCGCACCGCCGAGGCGGCCGTAGTCGCCCCCATGCAATACAGCCAGATCCTGTGGGCCACGATCTACGGCTGGCTGCTGTTTTCCGAACTGCCCGACGGCGCCACCCTGCTGGGGATCACGGTCATCGTGGCCTCGGGCCTTTATATCCTGTGGCGCGAGACACGGGCGCCCGCCACCCGGCGGCCGGTGACGGCGGCCGAGGCGCTGCCCTCGCCCAGCCTCGGCGGCTTCCGACGCCTGCTGCGTCGCTGA
- the leuB gene encoding 3-isopropylmalate dehydrogenase — MSDSYSLLILPGDGIGPEVMAEVRKVIDWFQANRGMRFDVSEDLVGGAAYDAHGKPISDETMAKAQAVDAVLLGAVGGPAYDNLDFSVKPERGLLRLRKEMDLYANLRPAQCFDALADFSSLKRDVVAGLDILIVRELTSGVYFGEPRGISADERPENEGGRVGVNTQRYTSGEIRRVARSAFELARKRNNRVCSMEKANVMESGILWREEVQWVHDNEYPDVELTHMYADNGAMQLVRRPSQFDVIVTDNLFGDILSDAAAMLTGSLGMLPSASLGAPMANGRPKAMYEPVHGSAPDIAGQGKANPIACILSFAMALRYSYDEGAAADALEAAVQKVLADGARTADLMGPEGGTPISTAEMGDRIVAALAAG, encoded by the coding sequence ATGAGCGACAGCTATTCCCTTCTGATCCTGCCGGGCGACGGCATCGGCCCCGAAGTCATGGCCGAGGTGCGCAAGGTCATCGACTGGTTCCAGGCGAACCGCGGGATGCGCTTCGACGTCAGCGAGGACCTGGTCGGCGGCGCGGCCTACGATGCCCATGGCAAGCCGATTTCGGATGAGACGATGGCCAAGGCGCAGGCCGTCGATGCGGTGCTGCTGGGCGCCGTCGGCGGCCCGGCCTATGACAACCTCGACTTCAGCGTGAAGCCGGAACGCGGGTTGCTGCGGCTGCGCAAGGAGATGGACCTTTACGCCAACCTGCGTCCAGCGCAGTGCTTTGACGCGCTGGCGGATTTCTCGTCGCTCAAGCGCGATGTCGTGGCGGGGCTGGACATCCTGATCGTGCGGGAACTGACCTCGGGCGTATATTTCGGCGAGCCGCGCGGCATTTCCGCCGACGAGCGGCCGGAGAACGAGGGCGGCCGCGTGGGGGTGAACACCCAGCGCTATACCAGCGGAGAGATCCGGCGGGTCGCGCGTTCCGCCTTTGAACTGGCGCGGAAGCGCAACAATCGCGTCTGTTCCATGGAAAAGGCCAACGTCATGGAATCGGGCATCCTCTGGCGCGAGGAGGTCCAGTGGGTCCATGACAACGAATACCCCGATGTCGAGCTGACCCACATGTATGCCGACAACGGCGCCATGCAGCTTGTCCGCCGTCCCTCGCAGTTCGACGTGATCGTGACCGACAACCTGTTCGGGGACATCCTGTCGGACGCGGCGGCGATGCTGACCGGCAGCCTCGGGATGCTGCCTTCCGCGAGCCTGGGCGCGCCGATGGCGAACGGCCGACCAAAAGCGATGTATGAGCCGGTGCATGGCTCGGCCCCCGACATCGCGGGGCAGGGCAAGGCCAACCCCATCGCCTGCATCCTCAGCTTCGCCATGGCGCTGCGCTATTCCTATGACGAGGGCGCTGCCGCCGACGCGCTGGAAGCGGCGGTTCAGAAGGTGCTGGCGGACGGCGCCCGCACCGCAGACCTGATGGGTCCGGAAGGGGGCACGCCCATCAGCACCGCCGAGATGGGCGACCGGATCGTCGCGGCGCTGGCGGCGGGCTGA
- a CDS encoding endonuclease/exonuclease/phosphatase family protein produces MGLRRLALALALASGPALADTIRIASYSPDLSRDGPGLLLRDILSGKDEQVAAAVQVIAAADADVLLLTGFDWDHDGAALSAFADLLEAAGAGYPHRHASRPNSGMATGLDLDGDGRTGTGDDAQGFGLFSGQGGMALLSRLPLGEIMDHSGLLWRDLPGNLMLAVPAEVAEVQRLSSTAHWDVQVLVGGAVLHLLAFSATPPVFDDPETDRNGRRNHDEIAFWTHHLPAAPFVILGDFNLDPVDGDGRREVFDLLWPHVQETEAASRGGFLAPQDGANAVQKGDPARDTAQWSAADGPGSLRVDFVLPAKGLTMVDAGVLWPAPGEPLVDTVATASRHRLVWVDLDFGAIANATAASSPRPSP; encoded by the coding sequence TTGGGTCTGAGGCGGCTTGCCCTCGCGCTGGCGCTGGCCTCGGGGCCGGCGCTGGCGGATACCATCCGCATTGCCAGCTACAGCCCCGACCTGTCGCGCGACGGGCCGGGGCTTCTGCTGCGTGACATCCTGTCGGGCAAGGACGAACAGGTCGCGGCCGCCGTGCAGGTGATCGCGGCTGCGGATGCCGATGTGCTGCTGCTGACCGGCTTCGACTGGGATCATGACGGCGCGGCGCTATCGGCCTTTGCCGATCTGCTGGAAGCGGCAGGCGCGGGCTATCCCCACCGCCATGCGAGCCGCCCGAACAGCGGGATGGCGACCGGCCTCGATCTGGACGGCGACGGGCGGACGGGGACGGGGGACGACGCGCAGGGCTTCGGGCTGTTCTCGGGGCAGGGGGGCATGGCGCTGCTGTCGCGGCTGCCGCTTGGCGAGATCATGGACCACTCCGGGCTGCTGTGGCGCGACCTGCCGGGGAACCTGATGCTCGCGGTGCCGGCTGAGGTGGCCGAGGTCCAGCGCCTCTCGTCCACCGCGCATTGGGACGTGCAGGTGCTGGTCGGCGGAGCGGTCTTGCACCTTCTAGCCTTCTCGGCCACCCCGCCGGTGTTCGATGACCCTGAAACCGACCGCAACGGCCGCCGAAACCATGACGAGATCGCCTTCTGGACGCATCACCTGCCCGCCGCGCCCTTCGTGATCCTCGGCGACTTCAACCTTGATCCCGTGGACGGAGACGGGCGGCGCGAGGTCTTCGACCTGCTCTGGCCTCATGTGCAGGAAACCGAAGCCGCAAGCCGGGGCGGATTCCTGGCCCCGCAGGACGGAGCCAATGCCGTGCAAAAGGGCGACCCGGCGCGTGACACGGCGCAATGGTCGGCGGCGGATGGGCCGGGCAGTCTGCGGGTGGACTTCGTGCTGCCCGCAAAGGGCCTGACGATGGTGGACGCGGGCGTGCTGTGGCCCGCGCCGGGCGAGCCTTTGGTAGATACCGTCGCCACGGCCTCGCGGCACCGGCTGGTCTGGGTGGACCTCGACTTCGGCGCTATTGCGAATGCGACAGCGGCGTCGTCGCCCCGCCCATCGCCTTGA
- the leuD gene encoding 3-isopropylmalate dehydratase small subunit has product MDKFTTLTGIAAPMPLVNIDTDMIIPKQFLKTIHRSGLGKNLFDEMRYFPDGTENPDFVLNKPAWRDAQIIVAGDNFGCGSSREHAPWALLDYGIRCVISTSFADIFYNNCFKNGILPIVLPQDAVDALMKDAENGANARLIVDLESQVVTGADGTAYPFEMDPHRKHCLLNGLDDIGLTMEKALSIDAYETRIAQSQPWV; this is encoded by the coding sequence ATGGACAAGTTCACCACCCTGACCGGCATCGCGGCGCCCATGCCGCTGGTCAACATCGACACCGACATGATCATCCCCAAGCAGTTCCTGAAGACGATCCATCGTTCGGGACTGGGGAAGAACCTGTTCGACGAGATGCGTTATTTCCCCGACGGGACCGAGAACCCGGACTTCGTGCTGAACAAGCCGGCCTGGCGGGACGCGCAGATCATCGTGGCGGGCGACAACTTCGGCTGCGGCTCCTCGCGCGAGCACGCCCCCTGGGCGCTGCTGGACTATGGCATCCGCTGCGTGATCTCGACCAGCTTCGCGGACATCTTCTACAACAACTGCTTCAAGAACGGCATCCTGCCCATCGTCCTTCCGCAGGACGCCGTGGACGCGCTGATGAAGGATGCCGAGAACGGAGCCAACGCCCGGCTGATCGTCGATCTTGAATCGCAGGTGGTGACGGGCGCGGACGGCACCGCCTATCCCTTCGAGATGGACCCGCACCGCAAGCACTGCCTGCTGAACGGATTGGACGACATCGGCCTGACGATGGAGAAGGCCCTGTCCATCGATGCCTATGAGACCCGGATCGCCCAGTCTCAGCCTTGGGTCTGA
- the leuC gene encoding 3-isopropylmalate dehydratase large subunit has translation MTGTPTPSGPRTLYDKIFDAHVVDRQPDGTCLLYIDRHLVHEVTSPQAFEGLRMSGRTVRRPDQTIAVPDHNVPTTPDRVAGIQNPEGRIQVAELDKNARDFGVNYYPMNDIRQGIVHIVGPEQGWTLPGMTVVCGDSHTATHGAFGALAHGIGTSEVEHVLATQTLIQKKSKNMKVEITGRLRPGVTAKDITLSIIGHTGTAGGTGYVIEYCGEAIRELSMEGRMTVCNMAIEGGARAGMIAPDEKTFDYVKGRPHAPKGAAWEAALSWWKTLFSDEGAHWDKVVTIRGEDIEPVVTWGTSPEDVLPIGATVPAPEDFEGGKVEAARRSLDYMGLKPGMKLTDIKVDAVFIGSCTNGRIEDLRAAAEVLRGKHLAPGVRGMVVPGSGLVRMQAEEEGLDKVFLDAGFEWRLAGCSMCLGMNPDQLAPGERCAATSNRNFEGRMGRGGRTHLMSPVMAAAAAVTGHLTDVRELMAAPVDA, from the coding sequence ATGACCGGCACCCCGACCCCCAGCGGCCCCCGCACGCTTTACGACAAGATCTTCGACGCCCATGTCGTCGACCGCCAGCCCGACGGCACCTGCCTGCTGTATATCGACCGCCACCTCGTCCACGAGGTGACCAGCCCCCAGGCCTTCGAGGGGCTGCGGATGTCGGGCCGCACCGTGCGCCGCCCCGACCAGACCATCGCCGTGCCGGACCACAACGTGCCGACCACGCCCGACCGCGTGGCGGGCATCCAGAACCCGGAAGGCCGCATTCAGGTCGCGGAACTGGACAAGAACGCCCGCGACTTTGGCGTGAATTATTACCCGATGAACGACATCCGGCAGGGCATCGTCCATATCGTCGGCCCCGAACAGGGCTGGACCCTGCCTGGTATGACCGTCGTTTGCGGCGACAGCCACACCGCGACGCATGGGGCCTTCGGCGCGCTGGCGCACGGGATCGGCACGTCGGAGGTCGAGCACGTGCTGGCCACCCAGACGCTGATCCAGAAGAAATCGAAGAACATGAAGGTCGAGATCACCGGGCGCCTGCGTCCCGGCGTGACGGCCAAGGACATCACCCTGTCGATTATCGGCCACACCGGCACGGCGGGCGGCACTGGTTATGTCATCGAATACTGCGGCGAGGCGATCCGCGAGTTGTCGATGGAAGGCCGAATGACCGTCTGCAACATGGCGATCGAGGGCGGCGCCCGCGCGGGCATGATCGCGCCGGACGAGAAGACCTTTGACTACGTCAAGGGCCGTCCCCATGCGCCGAAGGGCGCGGCGTGGGAGGCTGCGCTTTCCTGGTGGAAGACGCTGTTCTCGGACGAGGGCGCGCATTGGGACAAGGTCGTGACCATCCGCGGCGAGGACATCGAGCCGGTCGTGACCTGGGGCACCTCGCCCGAGGACGTGCTGCCCATTGGCGCGACCGTCCCCGCGCCCGAGGATTTTGAGGGCGGCAAGGTCGAGGCGGCGCGGCGTAGCCTCGACTACATGGGCCTCAAGCCCGGCATGAAGCTGACCGACATCAAGGTGGACGCGGTCTTCATCGGCTCCTGCACCAACGGCCGGATCGAGGACCTGCGCGCCGCCGCCGAGGTGCTGCGCGGCAAGCATCTTGCGCCGGGCGTGCGGGGGATGGTGGTTCCCGGCTCGGGTCTGGTCAGGATGCAGGCCGAGGAGGAGGGGCTGGACAAGGTCTTCCTCGACGCGGGCTTCGAATGGCGGCTCGCGGGCTGTTCCATGTGTCTGGGCATGAACCCCGACCAGCTGGCGCCGGGCGAACGCTGCGCCGCGACCTCGAACCGCAACTTCGAGGGCCGGATGGGCCGGGGCGGGCGCACCCACCTGATGTCGCCGGTGATGGCGGCGGCCGCGGCCGTGACCGGCCACCTGACCGACGTGCGCGAGCTGATGGCCGCGCCGGTGGATGCCTGA
- the rsfS gene encoding ribosome silencing factor, producing MPTATTAESSDQLLARILASLDDDKAEDVVTIDLRGRSAMADHMVIASGRNARQVASIAEKLVDRLKHEAGRQARIEGKDTGDWVLIDADDVIVHVFRPEVREFYQLEKMWMPADAVASLRSGTALNAAQPLAQ from the coding sequence GTGCCGACCGCGACCACCGCGGAAAGCAGCGACCAGTTGCTTGCCCGCATCCTCGCCTCGCTCGATGACGACAAGGCCGAGGATGTCGTCACCATCGACCTGCGCGGACGTTCCGCCATGGCCGACCACATGGTCATCGCCTCGGGCCGCAACGCGCGCCAGGTGGCCTCCATTGCCGAAAAGCTGGTTGACCGTCTCAAGCACGAGGCCGGGCGCCAAGCCCGGATCGAGGGCAAGGACACCGGCGACTGGGTGCTGATCGACGCCGACGACGTCATCGTCCATGTCTTCCGCCCCGAAGTGCGCGAGTTCTACCAGCTCGAGAAGATGTGGATGCCCGCCGACGCAGTCGCCAGCCTGCGCAGCGGCACGGCCCTCAACGCCGCACAGCCGCTGGCCCAGTAA
- the rlmH gene encoding 23S rRNA (pseudouridine(1915)-N(3))-methyltransferase RlmH — translation MLRVRIAAVGRLAARAPEAALIQDYLGRFAQTGRALGLGPAEVAEVEDRKGGGRSAEAALLSRQIPDGAAVIALDERGRLLTSPDFAMHLARFRDDGRSDAVFLIGGADGLDPSLRDRADVTLSFGAMVWPHMLARVMLSEQLYRAATILAGSPYHRA, via the coding sequence ATGCTGCGGGTCCGTATCGCCGCGGTCGGGAGGCTGGCCGCGCGTGCCCCCGAGGCGGCGCTGATCCAGGATTATCTCGGCCGGTTCGCCCAGACTGGCCGCGCGCTCGGCCTTGGTCCCGCCGAAGTGGCCGAGGTCGAGGATCGCAAGGGCGGCGGCAGATCCGCCGAGGCCGCCCTTCTCTCTCGCCAGATTCCCGACGGCGCGGCGGTGATCGCGCTGGACGAACGCGGGCGGCTGCTCACCTCTCCCGACTTCGCCATGCATCTTGCCCGCTTCCGCGACGACGGCCGGTCCGACGCCGTGTTCCTGATCGGCGGCGCGGACGGGCTGGACCCTTCCTTGCGCGACCGTGCCGACGTGACTCTGTCCTTCGGCGCGATGGTCTGGCCGCACATGCTGGCCCGCGTGATGCTTTCCGAACAGCTTTATCGCGCCGCGACGATTCTTGCCGGATCGCCCTATCACCGGGCGTGA